One genomic window of Capricornis sumatraensis isolate serow.1 chromosome 15, serow.2, whole genome shotgun sequence includes the following:
- the PCMTD2 gene encoding protein-L-isoaspartate O-methyltransferase domain-containing protein 2: MGGAVSAGEDNDELIDNLKEAQYIRSELVEQAFRAIDRADYYLEEFKENAYKDLAWKHGNIHLSAPCIYSEVMEALDLQPGLSFLNLGSGTGYLSSMVGLILGPFGVNHGVELHSDVTEYAKQKLDFFIRTSDSFDKFDFCEPSFVTGNCLEISPDCSQYDRVYCGAGVQKEHEEYMKSLLKVGGILVMPLEEKLTKITRTGPSAWETKKILAVSFAPLIQPCQSENGKSRLVQLPPLAVRSLQDLARIAIRGTIKKVIHQEAVNKNGNGLKSTPRFKRRRVRRRRMETIVFLDKEVFASRISNPSDDNSSGDLEEERQEEEVTTPPNTKPEPPVNFLREKVLSLPLPDPLKYYLLYYREK; this comes from the exons ATGGGAGGCGCGGTGAGTGCTGGTGAGGACAACGACGAGCTGATAGACAATCTGAAGGAGGCGCAGTACATCCGCTCTGAGCTGGTGGAGCAGGCTTTCCGAGCTATTGACCGTGCAGACTATTACCTCGAAGAATTTAAAGAGAACGCATATAAAGATTTAGCATGGAAGCATGGCAACATCCACCTCTCTGCTCCGTGCATCTACTCGGAGGTGATGGAGGCCCTGGACCTGCAGCCTGGTCTCTCATTCTTGAACCTGGGCAGTGGCACTGGCTACCTCAGCTCCATGGTGGGGCTCATCCTCG GCCCTTTTGGAGTGAACCACGGGGTAGAACTCCATTCAGATGTGACAGAGTATGCAAAGCAGAAGCTGGACTTCTTCATCAGGACAAGCGACAGCTTTGACAA GTTTGACTTCTGTGAACCGTCCTTTGTTACTGGCAATTGCCTGGAGATTTCTCCAGATTGTTCTCAGTATGACCGGGTGTACTGCGGGGCAGGCGTGCAGAAGGAGCACGAGGAGTACATGAAGAGCCTCCTCAAGGTCGGGGGCATCCTGGTCATGCCGCTGGAAGAGAAG CTGACTAAGATAACGCGCACTGGCCCTTCCGCTTGGGAAACCAAGAAGATTCTGGCTGTCTCCTTTGCTCCACTGATCCAGCCCTGCCAGTCCGAGAACGGAAAGTCGAGGCTCGTCCAGTTAC CACCCCTGGCGGTTCGCAGCCTCCAGGACCTGGCACGCATCGCCATCCGGGGCACCATTAAGAAGGTCATTCACCAGGAAGCAGTGAACAAAAATGGAAATGGACTGAAGAGCACTCCCAGGTTTAAACGAAGGAGAGTTCGCCGCCGCCGAATGGAAACGATTGTCTTTTTGGACAAAGAGGTCTTTGCCAGTCGGATCTCCAACCCCTCTGATGACAACAGCTCTGGAGACCTGGAGGAGGAGCGGCAGGAAGAAGAGGTGACCACCCCGCCGAACACCAAGCCTGAGCCCCCGGTGAACTTCCTGCGTGAGAAGGTCCTGAGCCTCCCTCTGCCAGATCCCCTGAAGTACTACCTGCTTTATTACAGAGAGAAGTAG